In the genome of Candidatus Microbacterium phytovorans, one region contains:
- a CDS encoding GntR family transcriptional regulator, whose product MIEEGRALFLQIAESVEDSIIDGALAEEAQAPSTNELAAFYRINPATAAKGIAMLTDKGVLYKRRGIGMFVSPGARALLLAERRAAFVERFLDPLLAEARTLGLAADDLARLLAERAQQQPTDTTATEGTAR is encoded by the coding sequence ATGATCGAAGAAGGACGCGCGCTCTTCCTGCAGATCGCGGAGAGCGTGGAGGACTCGATCATCGACGGAGCCCTCGCCGAAGAGGCGCAGGCACCGTCGACGAACGAACTCGCGGCCTTCTATCGCATCAACCCGGCCACTGCGGCGAAGGGGATCGCGATGCTCACCGACAAGGGCGTGCTCTACAAGCGCCGCGGCATCGGCATGTTCGTCTCGCCGGGGGCCCGCGCGCTGCTCCTCGCCGAGCGCCGTGCCGCCTTCGTCGAGCGCTTCCTCGATCCCCTCCTGGCGGAAGCACGCACCCTGGGCCTCGCCGCCGACGACCTCGCCCGCCTCCTCGCGGAGCGGGCGCAGCAGCAGCCCACCGACACGACAGCAACGGAAGGAACCGCACGATGA
- a CDS encoding glycine betaine ABC transporter substrate-binding protein, whose translation MKKRHLLSTLALGSAAALALAGCAGTGSDGDGEAASKEVTIGVFNGWPEGEAVSYLWKLILEDKGYTVDLEYADAGPVFQGVAGGDYDFALDGWLPLTHAAYFEQFGDDIVDLGSWNDDAKLTVAVNADAPIDSLEELAGAADQFDNRLIGIEPGAGLTAATQNEVIPTYGLDGMDFITSSTPAMLAELDSKLDAGENVAVTLWRPHWAYDAYDIKDLADPEGTLGAAESIHTFARSGFETDHPEVNEWLSEFRMDSEALFSLENVMYNTGEDVTDYTEIVRQWMTENQEWVDTLTA comes from the coding sequence ATGAAGAAGCGCCACCTCCTGAGCACCCTTGCGCTCGGCTCCGCGGCGGCACTCGCTCTCGCCGGCTGCGCCGGAACGGGCTCCGACGGCGACGGCGAGGCGGCCTCGAAGGAGGTCACCATCGGCGTCTTCAACGGCTGGCCCGAGGGCGAGGCCGTGTCGTACCTGTGGAAGCTCATCCTCGAGGACAAGGGCTACACGGTCGACCTCGAGTACGCGGATGCCGGTCCCGTGTTCCAGGGCGTCGCCGGCGGCGACTACGATTTCGCGCTCGACGGCTGGCTGCCTCTCACTCACGCGGCGTACTTCGAGCAGTTCGGCGACGACATCGTCGACCTGGGCTCGTGGAACGACGACGCGAAGCTCACGGTCGCGGTGAACGCCGACGCGCCGATCGACTCGCTCGAGGAGCTCGCGGGAGCCGCCGACCAGTTCGACAACCGCCTCATCGGCATCGAGCCGGGCGCCGGACTCACCGCCGCCACACAGAACGAGGTCATCCCCACCTACGGCCTCGACGGTATGGACTTCATCACCTCGTCCACTCCCGCGATGCTCGCGGAGCTCGACAGCAAGCTCGACGCCGGCGAGAACGTCGCGGTGACGCTGTGGCGTCCGCACTGGGCGTACGACGCGTACGACATCAAGGACCTCGCCGACCCGGAGGGTACCCTCGGTGCCGCGGAGTCGATCCACACGTTCGCGCGGAGCGGCTTCGAGACCGATCACCCCGAGGTGAACGAGTGGCTGTCGGAGTTCCGCATGGACAGCGAGGCGCTGTTCTCGCTGGAGAACGTCATGTACAACACGGGTGAGGACGTCACCGACTACACCGAGATCGTCCGCCAGTGGATGACCGAGAACCAGGAGTGGGTCGACACGCTCACTGCCTGA
- a CDS encoding proline/glycine betaine ABC transporter permease — protein MEQFESLIRIPLGQAVRDAIDFLKEYLGGFFDAIATVFSAIYDVASWVFTTPPFWAVIFVFAAAAWLVKGWKLAVGTVLGFVVILAVDQWENAMLTLALTIVAVLIATAIAIPLGIWAARSQTVSNVVRPILDFLQTMPAFVYLLPAIFLFSVGVVPGIVATIMFAIAPGVRLTELGIRGVDPEVVEAGQAFGATPGRVLRQIQLPLALPSIMAGINQIIMLSLSMSVIASMVGAPGLGRPIVQALSSVNVPLGFEAGLAVVMIAMILDRLTGALGTRQRPRRRSATPSSAASPGDAGADTRVPANA, from the coding sequence ATGGAGCAGTTCGAATCGCTCATCCGGATCCCGCTCGGCCAGGCCGTCCGCGACGCCATCGACTTCCTCAAGGAGTACCTCGGCGGCTTCTTCGACGCCATCGCCACGGTCTTCTCCGCCATCTACGACGTCGCCTCCTGGGTCTTCACGACCCCGCCGTTCTGGGCCGTCATCTTCGTCTTCGCCGCGGCCGCCTGGCTCGTGAAGGGGTGGAAGCTGGCGGTCGGCACGGTGCTCGGCTTCGTCGTGATCCTCGCCGTGGACCAGTGGGAGAACGCGATGCTCACCCTGGCCCTCACGATCGTGGCCGTGCTCATCGCCACCGCCATCGCGATCCCGCTGGGCATCTGGGCCGCGCGCTCGCAGACCGTCTCGAACGTCGTGCGACCGATCCTCGACTTCCTGCAGACGATGCCCGCCTTCGTCTACCTGCTGCCCGCGATCTTCCTCTTCAGCGTCGGCGTCGTGCCGGGCATCGTCGCGACGATCATGTTCGCGATCGCCCCCGGCGTGCGTCTCACCGAGCTCGGCATCCGCGGCGTCGACCCGGAGGTCGTCGAGGCCGGGCAGGCGTTCGGCGCGACACCGGGCCGTGTGCTCCGCCAGATCCAGCTCCCACTCGCACTCCCGTCGATCATGGCGGGGATCAACCAGATCATCATGCTGTCGCTGTCGATGTCGGTCATCGCCTCCATGGTGGGCGCCCCGGGTCTCGGCCGTCCGATCGTGCAGGCGCTGAGCTCCGTCAACGTGCCGCTGGGCTTCGAGGCCGGCCTCGCCGTCGTGATGATCGCGATGATCCTCGACCGTCTCACGGGCGCACTCGGCACACGCCAGCGACCGCGTCGCCGTTCGGCCACGCCGTCGTCCGCGGCATCCCCTGGGGATGCCGGTGCCGACACGCGCGTTCCCGCGAACGCCTGA
- the purL gene encoding phosphoribosylformylglycinamidine synthase subunit PurL, with protein MSTPLADTVENAAATPEREQPYAALGLKPDEYDRIREILGRRPTSGELAMYSVMWSEHCSYKSSKIYLRRFGQKVSDEMRERLMVGMGQNAGVVDVGEGWAVTFKVESHNHPSYIEPFQGAATGVGGIVRDIISMGARPVAVMDQLRFGAIDNPDTARVVHGVVSGISFYGNCLGLPNIGGETVFDAVYQGNPLVNALAVGVLRHEDLKLANASGAGNKVVLFGARTGGDGIGGASILASDTFADGGPTKRPAVQVGDPFAEKVLIECCLELYQGELVEAIQDLGAAGISCATSELAANGGSGMRVDLENVLLRDPSLTPEEILMSESQERMMAIVAPEKLDAFLAVVDKWQVETSVLGEVTGDGRLQIFWHGEQIVDVDPSTVAVDGPVYERPVAYPTWIDALRDDSASALPRTDDPETLRSQFLQLLSSPNLADTSWITNQYDYYVMGNTALSFPDDAGMIRVDEESGLGFAIATDCNGRFCQLDPYAGAQLALAEAYRNVAVSGAIPTAVTDCLNFGSPENPEVMWQFGQAVDGLADACLELGVPVTGGNVSFYNQTGDQPIFPTPVVGVLGIIDDVARRIPSGWQDAGENIYLLGVTATELSGSAWAGTVHDHLGGRPPAVDLAQEKKLAELIHAASQQELVSSAHDLSEGGLGQALAESVMRFGVGARVWLREIMERDGVDAATALFSESTGRVIVSVPREEDVKFRGLCEGRGYPVLRIGVTDPAAEGEEPALEVQDVFTVPLSELREQSRGTLPAVFGDIIEEVVA; from the coding sequence GTGAGCACCCCTCTTGCAGACACCGTCGAGAACGCCGCCGCCACTCCGGAGCGCGAACAGCCCTACGCGGCGCTGGGGCTGAAGCCCGACGAGTACGACCGGATCCGCGAGATCCTCGGCCGCCGCCCCACCAGCGGTGAGCTGGCCATGTACTCGGTCATGTGGAGCGAGCACTGCTCCTACAAGTCGTCGAAGATCTACCTGCGCCGCTTCGGCCAGAAGGTGTCCGACGAGATGCGCGAACGTCTCATGGTCGGCATGGGGCAGAACGCGGGCGTCGTCGACGTGGGCGAGGGCTGGGCGGTCACCTTCAAGGTCGAATCGCACAACCACCCGAGCTACATCGAGCCGTTCCAGGGCGCCGCGACCGGTGTCGGCGGCATCGTCCGCGACATCATCTCGATGGGTGCCCGCCCGGTGGCGGTCATGGACCAGCTGCGCTTCGGAGCGATCGACAACCCCGACACGGCGCGTGTGGTCCACGGCGTCGTCAGCGGCATCTCGTTCTACGGCAACTGCCTGGGCCTCCCGAACATCGGCGGCGAGACGGTGTTCGACGCCGTCTACCAGGGAAACCCCCTCGTCAACGCGCTCGCGGTGGGCGTGCTCCGCCACGAAGACCTCAAGCTCGCCAATGCGAGCGGTGCCGGCAACAAGGTCGTGCTCTTCGGAGCGCGCACCGGCGGCGACGGCATCGGCGGCGCGTCGATCCTGGCATCCGACACGTTCGCCGACGGCGGTCCGACCAAGCGCCCCGCCGTGCAGGTGGGCGACCCGTTCGCCGAGAAGGTGCTCATCGAGTGCTGCCTGGAGCTGTACCAGGGCGAACTGGTCGAGGCGATCCAGGACCTCGGTGCCGCCGGCATCTCGTGCGCCACGAGCGAGCTCGCCGCCAACGGCGGCTCCGGCATGCGGGTCGACCTCGAGAACGTGCTGCTGCGCGACCCGTCGCTCACGCCCGAGGAAATCCTCATGAGCGAGAGCCAGGAGCGCATGATGGCGATCGTCGCGCCCGAGAAGCTCGACGCGTTCCTCGCCGTGGTGGACAAGTGGCAGGTCGAGACGAGCGTGCTCGGCGAGGTCACCGGTGACGGCCGGTTGCAGATCTTCTGGCACGGCGAGCAGATCGTCGACGTCGACCCCTCGACCGTCGCGGTCGACGGGCCCGTGTACGAGCGTCCGGTGGCGTACCCGACGTGGATCGACGCGCTCCGGGACGACTCGGCATCCGCCCTGCCCCGCACCGACGACCCGGAGACCCTGCGCAGCCAGTTCCTCCAGCTGCTGTCCAGCCCGAACCTCGCCGACACGTCGTGGATCACGAACCAGTACGACTACTACGTCATGGGCAACACGGCGCTGAGCTTCCCCGACGACGCCGGCATGATCCGCGTCGACGAGGAATCGGGGCTCGGCTTCGCGATCGCCACCGACTGCAACGGCCGTTTCTGCCAGCTCGACCCGTATGCGGGCGCGCAGCTCGCCCTCGCCGAGGCGTACCGCAACGTCGCCGTCTCGGGCGCCATCCCCACCGCCGTCACCGACTGCCTGAACTTCGGCAGCCCCGAGAACCCCGAGGTCATGTGGCAGTTCGGGCAGGCCGTCGACGGCCTCGCCGACGCGTGCCTCGAGCTGGGCGTGCCCGTCACGGGCGGCAACGTCAGCTTCTACAACCAGACGGGCGACCAGCCGATCTTCCCCACCCCGGTGGTCGGCGTGCTCGGCATCATCGACGACGTCGCCCGCCGCATCCCGTCGGGATGGCAGGATGCCGGCGAGAACATCTACCTCCTCGGTGTCACCGCGACCGAGCTCAGCGGATCGGCGTGGGCCGGGACGGTGCACGACCACCTCGGCGGTCGTCCGCCGGCCGTCGATCTCGCGCAGGAGAAGAAGCTCGCCGAGCTGATCCACGCGGCATCCCAGCAGGAGCTCGTCTCGTCGGCTCACGACCTCTCCGAGGGCGGGCTCGGCCAGGCCCTCGCGGAGAGCGTGATGCGCTTCGGCGTCGGTGCCCGCGTGTGGCTGCGGGAGATCATGGAGCGCGACGGCGTGGATGCCGCGACCGCCCTGTTCAGCGAGTCCACCGGTCGCGTGATCGTGTCGGTGCCCCGCGAGGAGGACGTGAAGTTCCGCGGACTGTGCGAGGGTCGCGGCTACCCGGTGCTGCGCATCGGCGTGACCGACCCGGCGGCGGAGGGCGAGGAGCCCGCGCTCGAAGTGCAGGACGTGTTCACGGTGCCGCTGTCGGAGCTGCGCGAGCAGTCGCGCGGCACGCTTCCCGCCGTCTTCGGCGACATCATCGAGGAGGTCGTCGCGTGA
- a CDS encoding glycine betaine/L-proline ABC transporter ATP-binding protein codes for MTVPPSPEGAPALEAQGLYKVFGRNPREGVRRLEAGQTRADIADVGTAAVIDASFTVNPGEIFVIMGLSGSGKSTIIRMLNGLLQPTAGQVLIGGRNVTTAAPGELRGIRRSSVSMVFQHFALLPHLTVLDNAAYALEIQGVGRSERRRRAQEILDRVGLGDRADAMPDELSGGMRQRVGIARALTAGTDILLMDEAFSALDPLIRREMQEQLVELQRELGRTIVFITHDLNEAMFLGDRIAVMRDGRIVQNGTPEEILTDPANDYVAQFVQDVDRARVLTAGSVMEPPHLTTPLTAGVRGALRTLRAQQAGAVFATENRRLVGVVTDRAVIRAVKAGQTDLREIVDASVPTVGPDDLLTDIVETAVEATVPLAVVDAERRLLGVIPRVTLLAALGNVPATTREMPIIQTPIDLVAEFTPLVDAAAGSAPAVPAEPALDGGAR; via the coding sequence GTGACCGTTCCCCCGTCCCCCGAAGGCGCTCCCGCCCTCGAAGCCCAGGGCCTGTACAAGGTCTTCGGCCGCAATCCCCGCGAAGGCGTCCGCCGGCTCGAAGCCGGCCAGACCCGCGCCGACATCGCCGACGTCGGCACCGCCGCCGTCATCGACGCGAGCTTCACGGTGAACCCCGGCGAGATCTTCGTCATCATGGGCCTGTCCGGCTCCGGCAAGTCGACCATCATCCGCATGCTCAACGGACTGCTGCAGCCGACCGCCGGCCAGGTGCTCATCGGTGGCCGCAACGTCACGACCGCCGCGCCGGGCGAGCTCCGCGGCATCCGTCGCTCGTCGGTGTCGATGGTGTTCCAGCACTTCGCGCTGCTGCCCCACCTCACCGTGCTCGACAACGCCGCCTACGCGCTCGAGATCCAGGGCGTCGGACGCAGCGAGCGTCGCCGCCGTGCCCAGGAGATCCTCGACCGGGTCGGTCTCGGCGACCGAGCGGATGCCATGCCCGACGAACTCTCGGGCGGCATGCGCCAGCGCGTCGGCATCGCGCGCGCCCTCACGGCCGGCACCGACATCCTCCTGATGGACGAGGCCTTCTCGGCCCTCGACCCGCTCATCCGACGCGAGATGCAGGAGCAGCTCGTCGAGTTGCAGCGCGAACTCGGCCGCACGATCGTGTTCATCACCCACGACCTCAACGAGGCGATGTTCCTCGGCGACCGGATCGCCGTCATGCGCGACGGCCGCATCGTGCAGAACGGCACCCCCGAGGAGATCCTCACCGATCCTGCCAACGACTACGTCGCGCAGTTCGTGCAGGACGTCGATCGCGCCCGCGTGCTCACCGCCGGCTCGGTCATGGAGCCCCCGCACCTGACGACGCCCCTCACCGCCGGCGTCCGCGGCGCCCTGCGCACGCTGCGCGCGCAGCAGGCGGGCGCGGTGTTCGCGACCGAGAACCGCCGGCTCGTCGGCGTCGTCACCGACCGCGCCGTCATTCGGGCGGTCAAGGCCGGGCAGACCGACCTCCGCGAGATCGTCGACGCCTCGGTGCCCACCGTCGGTCCCGACGACCTCCTCACCGACATCGTCGAGACGGCCGTCGAAGCGACGGTGCCCCTGGCCGTCGTGGATGCCGAACGCCGCCTGCTCGGCGTCATCCCCCGCGTCACGCTCCTCGCCGCCCTTGGGAACGTGCCCGCCACGACCCGCGAGATGCCGATCATCCAGACCCCGATCGACCTGGTCGCCGAGTTCACCCCGCTCGTCGACGCCGCCGCCGGAAGCGCCCCCGCCGTGCCGGCGGAGCCCGCGCTGGACGGAGGTGCCCGCTGA